One region of Magnetospirillum sp. WYHS-4 genomic DNA includes:
- a CDS encoding LuxR C-terminal-related transcriptional regulator: protein MKSPLRPLIEVIDMVGMTPLSDIAAAGGVAPTAGGAIVVILDGEGRIAYVNDSWRNFCLTREGESPSAWLGRNFLDICRQAQIDEGADGMLVSAALADLLSGKRKRFEIVYACRQGKCPRWFKMLCRGVSNSSSIGAVVMLIDVTEMHLGERLVRESEDRLCAWIEEDRESEDLDGPAIEAVLSASRPPEVAPGVNLGTPRPRVSLSPREAECLLWTAYGLRSKEIAEKLGITTKTVEHHLAKAKDKLGSKNRVEAVMRAVSLGLIRP, encoded by the coding sequence GTGAAGTCGCCATTGCGGCCGTTGATTGAGGTCATCGACATGGTCGGCATGACTCCGTTGAGCGACATCGCGGCGGCCGGTGGGGTTGCTCCCACCGCCGGAGGTGCCATCGTGGTCATCCTGGACGGGGAAGGCCGGATCGCCTATGTCAACGATTCCTGGCGCAACTTCTGCTTGACGCGGGAAGGCGAGTCGCCTTCCGCCTGGCTGGGCCGGAACTTCCTCGACATCTGCCGCCAAGCCCAGATCGACGAAGGCGCCGACGGCATGCTGGTCTCGGCGGCGCTCGCCGACCTGCTGTCGGGCAAGCGCAAGCGCTTCGAGATCGTCTATGCCTGTCGCCAGGGCAAGTGCCCGCGCTGGTTCAAGATGCTCTGCCGCGGGGTGTCCAATTCCAGCAGCATCGGCGCGGTGGTGATGCTGATCGACGTCACCGAAATGCATTTGGGCGAACGTCTGGTGCGCGAGAGCGAGGATCGCCTCTGCGCCTGGATCGAGGAGGACCGGGAAAGCGAGGACCTCGACGGTCCGGCCATTGAGGCCGTGCTGTCCGCATCGCGCCCGCCCGAGGTGGCGCCCGGCGTCAATCTCGGCACGCCGCGTCCGCGGGTCTCCCTGTCCCCGCGCGAGGCCGAGTGCCTGCTCTGGACCGCCTATGGCCTGCGTTCCAAGGAAATCGCCGAGAAGCTCGGCATCACCACGAAAACCGTGGAACACCACTTGGCCAAGGCCAAGGACAAGTTGGGCAGCAAGAACCGTGTCGAAGCCGTGATGCGGGCCGTTTCCCTGGGCCTCATCCGTCCCTGA
- the rpe gene encoding ribulose-phosphate 3-epimerase → MDVRIAPSILSADFARLGEEVKAVDEAGADYIHIDVMDGHFVPNLTFGPPVIKCIRSWTKVPFDVHLMIDPAQPFLEDYAKAGADLITVHAEADVHLDRSLQFIKSIGKKAGASLNPSTPETVLEYVMDRLDLILVMSVNPGFGGQSFIESQVEKIRRIRKMIGNRPIELMVDGGVNVKTIRSVVEAGATAVVAGSAVFQGNDYKKTIGDLRAALK, encoded by the coding sequence ATGGACGTCAGGATCGCCCCCAGCATTCTTTCCGCCGACTTCGCCCGCCTGGGCGAGGAAGTCAAGGCGGTCGACGAAGCCGGCGCCGACTACATCCACATCGACGTCATGGACGGCCACTTCGTCCCCAACCTGACCTTCGGCCCGCCGGTCATCAAGTGCATACGCTCCTGGACCAAGGTGCCCTTCGATGTCCATCTCATGATCGATCCGGCCCAGCCTTTCCTGGAGGACTACGCCAAGGCCGGCGCCGACCTGATTACCGTCCATGCCGAGGCGGACGTGCACCTGGACCGCAGCCTCCAGTTCATCAAGAGCATCGGCAAGAAGGCGGGCGCCTCGCTCAACCCCTCGACGCCCGAGACGGTGCTGGAATATGTCATGGACCGCCTGGACCTGATCCTCGTCATGTCGGTCAACCCCGGATTCGGCGGCCAGAGCTTCATCGAGTCGCAGGTGGAGAAGATCCGCCGGATTCGCAAGATGATCGGCAACCGCCCCATCGAGTTGATGGTGGATGGCGGGGTCAACGTCAAGACCATCCGAAGCGTCGTCGAGGCCGGCGCCACGGCCGTGGTGGCCGGCAGCGCCGTGTTCCAGGGCAATGATTACAAGAAGACCATCGGCGACCTGCGCGCGGCTCTCAAGTGA
- a CDS encoding metalloregulator ArsR/SmtB family transcription factor, which produces MDVEEFARQALAASNLLKAMSNESRLMILCQLVHGEKTVGELEDVVHLSQSALSQHLAVLRQSDLVKTRRAAQSIFYSLAGPAPQAVIETLYRLYGGPDNQCIPVPRGVGKACSQS; this is translated from the coding sequence ATGGATGTCGAAGAATTCGCCAGGCAAGCCCTGGCCGCCAGCAACTTGCTGAAGGCCATGAGCAACGAAAGCCGGCTGATGATCCTTTGCCAACTCGTGCACGGGGAAAAGACGGTCGGCGAGTTGGAAGACGTGGTCCACCTCAGCCAGTCGGCCCTGTCCCAGCACTTGGCCGTGCTGCGCCAAAGCGATCTGGTCAAGACCCGCCGCGCCGCCCAATCCATTTTCTATTCCCTGGCCGGCCCCGCTCCGCAGGCGGTGATCGAGACTCTCTACCGTCTCTACGGCGGTCCCGACAACCAATGCATTCCCGTACCGCGTGGTGTCGGCAAGGCCTGTTCGCAGTCCTGA